A genomic region of Saccopteryx bilineata isolate mSacBil1 chromosome 1, mSacBil1_pri_phased_curated, whole genome shotgun sequence contains the following coding sequences:
- the FBXW7 gene encoding F-box/WD repeat-containing protein 7 isoform X5 — protein sequence MNQELLSVGSKRRRTGGSLRGNPSSSQADEEQMNRVVEEEQQQQQLRQEEEHTVRNGQVVGADFRPGDQNDSQQGQLEENNNRFISVDEDSSGNQEEPEEDEEHAGEQDEEDEEEEEMDQESDDFDQSDDSSREDEHTHSNSVTNSSSIVDLPIQLSSPFYTKTTKVSICSLVCT from the coding sequence ATGAATCAGGAACTGCTCTCTGTGGGCAGCAAAAGACGACGAACTGGAGGCTCTCTGAGAGGTaacccttcctcaagccaggCAGATGAGGAACAGATGAATCGTGTGGTGGAGGaggaacagcagcagcaacagctaaGGCAAGAGGAGGAACACACCGTAAGGAACGGTCAAGTTGTCGGAGCAGACTTCAGGCCCGGAGACCAAAATGATTCCCAGCAAGGACAattggaagaaaacaataatCGCTTCATTTCAGTAGATGAGGACTCTTCAGGAAACCAAGAAGAACCAGAGGAAGATGAAGAACATGCTGGGGAACAagatgaggaggatgaggaggaagaggaaatggaCCAGGAGAGTGATGATTTTGATCAGTCTGATGACAGTAGCAGGGAAGATGAACATACACATAGTAACAGTGTCACAAACTCCAGTAGTATCGTGGACCTGCCTATTCAACTCTCCTCCCCATTCTATACAAAGACAACAAAAGTGAGTATATGTAGTCTGGTGTGCACCTGA